The proteins below come from a single Triticum aestivum cultivar Chinese Spring chromosome 5D, IWGSC CS RefSeq v2.1, whole genome shotgun sequence genomic window:
- the LOC123122279 gene encoding auxin-responsive protein IAA26 has translation MGSYGGDDGGVELTELTLAPPGERARRARRARKSVEAAAFVKVSMDGTPYLRKVDVAAYSDYLELLQELNAMFYCCSIGLMDGYGQWEHAVVYEDGDGDWMLVGDVPWEMFVCSCRRMRVMRACEARGLSANA, from the exons ATGGGGAGCTATGGCGGAGACGATGGCGGCGTGGAGCTGACCGAGCTGACGCTGGCGCCGCCCGGCGAGAGGGCGCGGAGGGCGAGGCGGGCGAGGAAGAGCGTCGAGGCGGCGGCGTTCGTGAAGGTGAGCATGGACGGGACGCCGTACCTGCGCAAGGTGGACGTGGCGGCCTACAGCGACTACCTCGAGCTCCTCCAGGAGCTCAACGCCATGTTCTACTGCTGCTCCATCG GTCTGATGGACGGGTACGGCCAGTGGGAGCACGCCGTGGTGTAcgaggacggcgacggcgactGGATGCTCGTCGGCGACGTGCCCTGGGA GATGTTCGTGTGTTCGTGCAGGCGGATGAGAGTGATGCGAGCGTGCGAGGCGAGAGGGCTGAGCGCCAACGCGTGA